One stretch of Roseimicrobium sp. ORNL1 DNA includes these proteins:
- a CDS encoding carboxypeptidase regulatory-like domain-containing protein: MKIRALIFTVCGLLMASLSAQETNDKKETPKPIVCEVVTQEGKPVVGAKIYLSCPGSRDYVLEDPIIAQGVTDAQGLFRTSCTPPPQSKFFIAFAVVDAGKDGIGLEMVPIRTPSQHASPEKHRIEVQPTADLKGTILTPDGKPAAGLEVWLQGFCLQKKTSGPEPGFFGDMSRLPGDLWKARTDTQGKFVMSMLPRNAHVYLKHDGSRWAQFKGRYHIMVEPLAKVDGSEPTLHLAEPGAIRGRILLPDGKPAAGSVVSILERDPYVTAYGDEVKANDRGEFIIPQIPASTYKVHYETQPPYFTRWIGAEKSGAIVKAGEVTDMGDLVVTEAAHITGEVVDAETGKVIEEPLTFRLAAGKHELRYRSQRYPKPEYHPPANDDTVDVQVKGGEEKKVTFKLRPVKPDELVVGVVLDEEGKPAANVRVAKLGNGGENFPSMRTTDQDGKFKMARERDASNEAVLAWTDRAMSHPEPVEPGKELTIKLREKDLGRVSGIVVDAAGNPIADAKIRWSVPQPVCLFGPVPQQVKSDVSGRFEFPRFWSGMEGVSFYCEAEAGLGNASERDVKVLSGVITELKFVMNKADKAVSGLLVDSEGKPLAGLMVYASGTGQPRNLKATTDMEGRFRITGMAPGRVHLRSIVKTEEFTSEAKKWASAGDTGVKLILPAANGEVSGTVVDASGKPVAMAKMESYGRGRKTSTDEAGAFKMSGLVDGWFTVQVEARHDDGERVELRERLKTGMKNAKLVLPAKNREVAALPAEPVDLIGKPAPQVEYTKWVNCEPLAPHGQGKVRILDFWGIECAPCIASFPKVQKFWEAHKDKDIEIVATTSFYPEQEVKEFLAKNPAYTFPVALRDDDSTAGRDYDVRGIPTYVVIDAAGKIVSTGHDFEEAGKVALRLVGKE; this comes from the coding sequence ATGAAAATTCGTGCTCTGATTTTCACCGTGTGTGGTCTGTTGATGGCATCTCTGTCGGCGCAGGAGACCAACGACAAGAAGGAGACACCCAAGCCCATCGTCTGCGAAGTCGTCACCCAGGAAGGAAAGCCGGTGGTCGGGGCGAAGATTTATCTCAGTTGCCCCGGCTCACGCGATTATGTCCTGGAAGATCCTATTATCGCCCAGGGAGTCACGGATGCGCAGGGCCTTTTCCGTACGAGTTGCACCCCTCCGCCACAGTCGAAGTTCTTTATTGCCTTCGCCGTGGTGGATGCAGGGAAGGATGGGATCGGTCTCGAGATGGTGCCTATCCGTACGCCGTCACAGCATGCGTCACCGGAGAAGCATCGCATCGAGGTGCAGCCGACTGCGGATCTGAAGGGCACCATTCTCACACCGGACGGAAAGCCAGCCGCAGGATTGGAAGTGTGGCTGCAGGGCTTCTGCTTGCAGAAGAAGACATCGGGTCCGGAACCTGGATTCTTTGGAGACATGAGCCGCTTGCCTGGTGACCTGTGGAAGGCGCGCACGGATACGCAGGGAAAATTTGTCATGTCCATGCTGCCACGGAATGCTCATGTTTATCTCAAACATGACGGCTCTCGGTGGGCACAGTTCAAGGGACGGTACCACATCATGGTCGAGCCGCTCGCGAAAGTGGATGGCTCCGAGCCCACGCTGCACCTCGCCGAGCCCGGCGCCATTCGCGGTCGCATCCTTCTGCCGGATGGCAAGCCTGCCGCGGGCAGCGTTGTCTCCATCCTTGAAAGAGACCCCTACGTCACTGCCTACGGTGATGAAGTGAAGGCCAATGATCGCGGGGAATTCATCATCCCGCAGATACCTGCTTCCACCTACAAGGTGCACTACGAAACGCAGCCGCCATATTTTACTCGCTGGATTGGCGCGGAGAAATCCGGAGCCATTGTCAAAGCCGGAGAGGTCACTGACATGGGAGACCTCGTGGTGACGGAAGCGGCCCATATCACGGGTGAAGTGGTGGATGCGGAAACGGGCAAGGTGATAGAGGAACCGCTCACCTTCCGCCTCGCTGCTGGAAAGCATGAGTTGCGTTACCGCTCACAGCGCTATCCCAAGCCGGAATACCATCCCCCGGCAAATGATGATACCGTGGATGTGCAGGTGAAGGGTGGCGAGGAAAAGAAGGTAACTTTCAAGCTTCGTCCGGTGAAGCCGGACGAGTTGGTCGTAGGTGTGGTGCTGGATGAAGAAGGCAAGCCTGCGGCGAATGTCCGTGTGGCCAAGCTGGGTAATGGTGGTGAAAATTTTCCCTCAATGAGGACAACGGACCAGGATGGGAAATTCAAGATGGCGCGTGAACGTGACGCTTCAAATGAGGCAGTGCTCGCATGGACGGATCGCGCGATGTCCCATCCTGAACCGGTGGAGCCTGGCAAAGAACTCACGATCAAGCTTCGTGAAAAGGACTTGGGAAGGGTCAGCGGCATCGTGGTGGACGCAGCGGGCAACCCCATCGCCGACGCGAAGATTCGGTGGAGCGTTCCCCAGCCAGTGTGCCTGTTTGGTCCCGTGCCTCAGCAGGTGAAAAGTGATGTATCCGGGCGTTTCGAGTTTCCTCGCTTTTGGAGCGGGATGGAAGGCGTCAGTTTCTATTGCGAGGCGGAGGCAGGTTTGGGGAATGCGTCCGAGCGAGACGTAAAAGTGCTCAGCGGTGTCATCACGGAACTGAAGTTCGTCATGAATAAAGCTGACAAGGCGGTGTCCGGCTTGTTGGTGGACTCGGAGGGCAAGCCTCTGGCGGGCCTGATGGTCTATGCCAGTGGCACCGGACAACCACGCAATCTCAAAGCCACGACGGATATGGAAGGGCGCTTCCGCATCACCGGAATGGCTCCTGGGCGCGTGCATTTGCGCTCCATCGTGAAGACGGAGGAATTCACCTCGGAAGCGAAGAAGTGGGCGAGTGCCGGGGATACCGGGGTGAAGCTCATTCTGCCAGCCGCCAATGGTGAAGTGAGCGGCACCGTGGTGGATGCCTCGGGCAAACCTGTGGCCATGGCGAAGATGGAATCCTACGGCCGTGGAAGGAAGACTAGCACGGATGAAGCAGGAGCCTTCAAGATGAGCGGCCTGGTGGATGGATGGTTCACCGTGCAGGTGGAGGCGCGCCATGATGACGGAGAACGTGTGGAACTGCGGGAGCGGCTCAAGACCGGCATGAAGAACGCAAAACTCGTGCTGCCTGCGAAGAACCGCGAAGTGGCGGCCTTGCCTGCAGAGCCCGTGGATCTCATCGGCAAACCCGCGCCTCAGGTGGAATACACCAAGTGGGTGAACTGCGAACCGCTGGCGCCGCACGGCCAGGGGAAGGTGCGCATCCTCGACTTCTGGGGCATCGAGTGTGCACCCTGCATCGCCTCCTTCCCGAAAGTGCAGAAGTTTTGGGAAGCGCATAAGGACAAGGACATCGAGATTGTGGCCACCACCTCCTTCTATCCCGAGCAGGAGGTGAAGGAGTTCCTCGCGAAGAATCCGGCTTATACCTTCCCTGTCGCGTTACGCGATGACGATTCCACCGCCGGACGCGACTACGACGTGCGCGGCATTCCCACATATGTAGTCATCGATGCCGCTGGGAAGATCGTGTCCACAGGGCACGATTTTGAGGAAGCAGGGAAGGTGGCGCTGAGGCTGGTGGGGAAGGAGTAG
- a CDS encoding Hsp20/alpha crystallin family protein, producing MKLTNYNPFGLTRADLNDWFQHPLSGFPSLSRFFSMDSPLGRLAADVHEDKDNYYASFEVPGVKKEDVKVELNDRLLSVTVTKKDKSGEQESSFTSTRSISVPESVKGDTITAKIEDGILTVTLPKGEDRKGRTIEIA from the coding sequence ATGAAACTGACCAACTACAATCCCTTCGGCCTGACCCGTGCGGACCTCAATGACTGGTTCCAGCACCCGCTTTCAGGCTTCCCGTCGCTGTCCCGATTTTTCAGCATGGACTCTCCGCTGGGTCGCCTGGCGGCCGATGTCCATGAGGACAAGGACAACTACTACGCTTCCTTTGAGGTGCCCGGTGTGAAGAAAGAGGATGTGAAGGTCGAACTCAACGACCGACTCCTCAGCGTCACCGTGACCAAGAAGGACAAGAGCGGCGAGCAGGAGTCCAGCTTCACTTCCACCCGCTCCATCTCGGTGCCGGAAAGTGTGAAGGGGGACACCATTACCGCGAAGATCGAGGACGGTATCCTCACGGTCACGCTCCCGAAGGGCGAAGACCGCAAGGGCCGCACCATCGAGATCGCGTAA
- a CDS encoding Hsp20/alpha crystallin family protein — protein MNTCTTSNCAPASTRTAPAAEHLVSPRYDVRSSKDAYEVRVELPGVRKGDVNLNFERGLLTLRAQRQSTVQEGWKTLHRELNRLNYGLQLKVNAPVDDAAFTAKLEDGVLTLTLPVKEAAKPRAIEIA, from the coding sequence ATGAACACCTGCACTACTTCCAACTGCGCTCCCGCCTCGACCCGCACGGCCCCGGCTGCGGAGCACCTCGTCTCTCCTCGTTATGATGTCCGTTCCAGCAAAGATGCGTATGAAGTGCGCGTCGAGCTCCCGGGCGTCCGCAAGGGCGACGTGAACCTCAACTTCGAGCGCGGGCTCCTCACACTTCGGGCGCAGCGTCAGAGCACCGTCCAGGAAGGCTGGAAAACGCTCCATCGCGAGCTCAACCGTCTGAACTACGGGCTCCAGCTCAAGGTGAATGCCCCGGTCGATGATGCCGCCTTTACCGCCAAGCTCGAGGACGGCGTACTCACCCTGACCCTGCCGGTCAAGGAAGCCGCCAAGCCCCGTGCCATTGAGATCGCTTGA
- a CDS encoding TerC family protein, translating into MEMLAALSAFDTSWINQPEAWVALVTLTVMEVVLGIDNIVFISILVDKLPKEQQPKARFIGLSLAMVMRILLLFSITWVMSLKDNLFSVMGHGFSGKDLILIFGGLFLLFKATKEIHHKIEGDVEGDVEASAPKHAAMGPILVQIAMLDIVFSLDSVITAAGMAQSIMVMVIAVIIAVLFMMASAGSVSDFINRHPTVKMLALSFLILIGVMLMIEGIATEKAHDLHLKNYIYFAMAFSVFVEILNIRVASKRAKKRAALKEANAAK; encoded by the coding sequence ATGGAAATGCTTGCCGCCCTTAGCGCTTTTGACACGTCTTGGATCAACCAGCCGGAGGCGTGGGTCGCCCTCGTCACCCTCACCGTCATGGAGGTGGTGCTGGGTATCGACAACATCGTCTTCATCAGCATCCTGGTGGACAAGCTGCCCAAGGAACAGCAGCCCAAGGCGCGCTTCATCGGCCTGTCGCTGGCCATGGTCATGCGCATCCTGCTGCTCTTCTCCATCACCTGGGTGATGTCCCTGAAGGATAATCTCTTCAGCGTCATGGGTCACGGCTTCTCCGGGAAGGATCTCATCCTCATCTTTGGTGGTCTGTTCCTCCTGTTCAAGGCCACAAAGGAAATCCATCACAAGATTGAAGGCGATGTCGAGGGCGACGTGGAGGCAAGCGCCCCGAAGCACGCGGCGATGGGGCCCATCCTGGTGCAGATCGCCATGCTGGACATTGTTTTCTCCCTGGACTCCGTCATCACCGCTGCCGGCATGGCGCAGAGCATCATGGTCATGGTCATCGCGGTGATCATTGCGGTGCTCTTCATGATGGCCAGTGCCGGATCGGTGAGTGACTTCATCAACCGCCACCCCACGGTGAAGATGCTCGCGCTGAGCTTCCTCATCCTCATTGGCGTGATGCTCATGATTGAGGGCATAGCCACGGAAAAGGCACACGACCTGCACCTGAAGAACTACATCTACTTCGCCATGGCCTTCTCGGTCTTCGTGGAAATCCTGAATATCCGCGTGGCCAGCAAGAGGGCGAAAAAGCGGGCCGCGCTGAAAGAAGCGAACGCTGCGAAGTAA
- a CDS encoding ATP-dependent RecD-like DNA helicase has translation MPPPPSRASATLRGTVERVTFHTEETGYCILKVRPEAGGELVTLLGNTPRVVPGEEIEARGAWVQNAEYGRQFKAEHLKLSRPKSLDGLVNYLGSGLIEGIGKKYAKRIVDKFGTEVFDIIENTSARMQEVEGIGKKRRQEIRDSWMKQKAVHGIMVFLHEQGISTSRALRIYKTYGEEAVQVLQQNPYRLAADIHGVGFKTADEIAAQMGMAKDAPPRIRAGILYALDEAAGSGHTCLPRPLLIETATKMLDAPLELVEPQLEGLLASAEVVQERIDGEERVFLSLLHHAEKRVAMHMHTLLSRPSTHPAMDVEKAIAWCQQKTGLALAESQQRAVKEALRQRLLIITGGPGVGKTTIVNTVLTILRAKKVRTVLAAPTGRAAQRLGESTGLEARTLHRLLEYQGEGVWGRNANKPLEGDLFVIDECSMVDTQLMSRLLDALPEEAHLLLVGDADQLPSVGAGAVLHDCITSGVVPVVKLTEIFRQAAQSRIITAAHSINHGQMPDLKPSADADFFFLERNSGEEIQQTIVQLMKERLPARYGFDPTKDIQVLCPMNRQLLGTRAFNDVLQDALNAGNEMQFEVERFGIKYRAGDKVIQTRNNYDKGVFNGDIGHIRTIESEPVKVTVAFDDMLVEYEPGELDELQLAYAITIHKSQGSEFPCVIIPIAMAQFIMLERSLIYTAITRGRRLVILVGEQKALGTAVRNGEGRRRYTGLRERLQKV, from the coding sequence ATGCCCCCTCCCCCCTCTCGAGCCTCCGCGACCCTGCGCGGCACGGTGGAGCGTGTGACCTTCCACACAGAGGAGACCGGCTACTGCATCCTGAAGGTGCGTCCGGAGGCGGGCGGTGAGCTGGTGACCCTGCTGGGCAACACCCCCCGCGTGGTCCCGGGCGAGGAAATCGAGGCCCGCGGCGCCTGGGTGCAAAATGCTGAGTACGGCCGCCAGTTCAAGGCGGAGCACCTGAAGCTCTCCCGGCCGAAGTCGCTGGACGGCCTCGTGAACTATCTCGGCAGCGGCCTCATTGAGGGCATCGGCAAGAAGTATGCGAAGCGCATCGTGGACAAGTTCGGCACGGAAGTCTTCGACATCATTGAGAACACGTCCGCCCGGATGCAGGAAGTGGAGGGCATCGGCAAGAAACGCCGGCAGGAAATCCGCGACTCGTGGATGAAGCAGAAGGCGGTGCACGGCATCATGGTCTTCCTCCATGAGCAGGGCATCAGCACCTCACGCGCTCTGCGCATTTACAAAACCTACGGGGAGGAGGCGGTGCAGGTGCTGCAGCAGAATCCCTACCGCCTCGCCGCAGACATCCACGGGGTGGGTTTCAAGACGGCGGACGAGATCGCCGCGCAGATGGGCATGGCGAAGGATGCACCACCACGCATCCGGGCAGGCATTCTCTATGCGCTGGATGAGGCCGCGGGCTCCGGTCACACGTGCCTGCCGCGCCCTCTTCTGATAGAGACCGCCACGAAGATGCTCGATGCGCCGCTCGAACTGGTAGAGCCACAGCTCGAAGGCCTGCTCGCCAGTGCAGAAGTGGTGCAGGAGCGTATCGACGGTGAAGAGCGTGTGTTCCTCTCCCTGCTGCATCATGCGGAGAAACGGGTGGCCATGCACATGCACACTCTGCTTTCACGTCCATCTACGCATCCTGCCATGGACGTCGAGAAGGCCATCGCCTGGTGCCAGCAGAAAACAGGGCTCGCCCTCGCGGAAAGCCAGCAGCGCGCGGTGAAGGAAGCACTCCGCCAGCGCCTGCTCATCATCACCGGTGGTCCGGGCGTGGGGAAGACGACAATTGTGAATACGGTACTCACCATCCTGCGTGCGAAGAAGGTGCGCACCGTGCTGGCCGCGCCCACAGGCCGCGCTGCGCAACGGCTCGGTGAGAGCACCGGCCTGGAAGCACGCACGCTGCACCGCCTGCTGGAGTACCAGGGTGAGGGCGTGTGGGGACGCAATGCGAACAAGCCACTCGAGGGTGACCTCTTTGTCATCGACGAGTGCTCCATGGTGGACACGCAGCTCATGTCCCGCCTGCTGGACGCTCTGCCGGAGGAAGCCCACCTGCTACTGGTGGGAGATGCTGACCAGCTCCCCAGCGTGGGTGCGGGTGCCGTGCTGCATGACTGCATCACCAGCGGTGTCGTGCCTGTGGTGAAGCTCACGGAAATCTTCCGCCAAGCAGCGCAGAGCCGCATCATTACCGCGGCGCACAGCATCAATCACGGACAGATGCCGGACCTGAAGCCTTCGGCAGACGCCGACTTCTTCTTTCTGGAGCGAAACAGTGGTGAGGAAATCCAGCAAACCATTGTGCAGCTCATGAAGGAGCGTCTGCCTGCGCGCTACGGTTTCGACCCCACGAAGGATATCCAGGTGCTCTGCCCCATGAACCGCCAACTCCTGGGCACACGCGCTTTTAATGACGTGCTGCAGGACGCACTCAATGCCGGGAATGAGATGCAGTTCGAAGTCGAACGCTTCGGCATCAAGTACCGCGCCGGAGACAAGGTCATCCAGACCCGCAACAACTACGACAAGGGTGTCTTCAACGGCGACATCGGCCACATCCGCACCATCGAGAGCGAGCCCGTGAAGGTCACCGTGGCCTTCGATGACATGCTCGTGGAATACGAGCCGGGCGAACTCGATGAACTGCAACTCGCCTACGCCATCACCATCCACAAATCACAAGGCAGCGAATTCCCTTGTGTGATCATCCCCATCGCGATGGCGCAATTCATCATGCTGGAGCGCAGCTTGATCTACACCGCGATCACACGCGGCCGGCGATTGGTGATTCTCGTGGGTGAGCAGAAGGCTCTCGGCACCGCCGTGCGGAATGGTGAAGGACGCAGGAGGTACACGGGGTTGCGGGAGAGGCTGCAGAAGGTGTAG